The Jeotgalibaca sp. MA1X17-3 genome has a segment encoding these proteins:
- a CDS encoding ArdC-like ssDNA-binding domain-containing protein, with protein MKKLTDDMNESIKQYKTDPKDEMELLESLSKFKDYSTKNTILIKSQYKGAYGVASYKDFQKLGYQVQKGEKSISILAPSMQKLFEDENGASKPLKYATKEQKEKIKRGILKKFDKMTKFIPVPVFDVTQTNCPPEDYAKLYPNKPENFNFEGTEEEFETFHQALHSYAKEQGLSVESGKTDSAAKGYYVPSTNEIVLRDTLLPHEKVKVLLHELAHADMHNYSKMVTKDSKMQTSNVVEYQAEMTAYVVSKTFGLDSEDYSTSYLAGWTKREVENPVYIQSLQEVKDVSLSMIDKIVEKYNDRTQQVELSVEETIATKLNFLTDKKGTNHFSELKDEPLICTGIEKVKSAKWFADYHIKLEDKNGNSFNYHIRSEKSKKELNQEWSKEWTGKEWLNQDIKTEVLKRKPTLVIDNPIPEHTENMEPLSSYAQEQKAPQIPM; from the coding sequence ATCAAGAAATTAACTGATGATATGAACGAATCAATTAAACAGTATAAAACCGATCCAAAAGACGAAATGGAACTACTCGAAAGTTTATCTAAATTTAAAGACTATTCTACAAAAAATACAATTCTTATAAAATCGCAATATAAAGGGGCTTATGGAGTCGCTTCTTATAAAGATTTTCAAAAGCTAGGGTATCAAGTTCAAAAAGGCGAAAAATCTATATCCATTTTAGCACCCTCTATGCAAAAGTTATTTGAAGATGAAAATGGAGCAAGTAAACCTTTAAAATATGCGACAAAAGAGCAAAAAGAAAAAATTAAAAGGGGCATATTGAAAAAATTTGATAAGATGACAAAGTTTATTCCTGTTCCTGTTTTTGATGTTACCCAAACCAATTGTCCGCCAGAAGATTACGCAAAACTCTATCCCAACAAACCTGAAAATTTCAATTTTGAAGGGACAGAAGAAGAATTTGAAACATTCCATCAAGCCTTGCATAGCTATGCAAAAGAGCAAGGATTGTCCGTTGAAAGTGGAAAAACAGACAGTGCTGCGAAAGGGTATTATGTACCGTCCACGAATGAAATTGTGTTACGAGATACTTTACTACCTCATGAGAAAGTCAAAGTGTTGTTACATGAACTAGCACACGCAGATATGCACAATTATTCTAAAATGGTGACGAAAGATAGTAAAATGCAAACGTCAAACGTGGTAGAATATCAAGCGGAAATGACCGCTTATGTAGTCAGCAAAACCTTTGGGTTAGATTCAGAAGATTACTCCACTAGTTATTTAGCAGGGTGGACGAAACGAGAGGTAGAGAACCCTGTTTACATTCAATCTTTACAAGAAGTAAAAGACGTTTCTTTGAGCATGATTGATAAAATTGTAGAGAAATATAATGACCGAACTCAACAAGTAGAGTTGTCCGTAGAAGAAACCATTGCAACAAAATTAAATTTTTTAACAGATAAAAAAGGCACAAATCATTTTTCAGAACTGAAAGATGAACCGTTGATTTGTACGGGAATTGAAAAAGTAAAAAGCGCAAAATGGTTTGCTGATTACCATATAAAATTAGAAGATAAAAATGGTAACAGTTTTAATTATCATATTCGTTCAGAAAAAAGTAAAAAAGAACTCAATCAAGAATGGTCTAAAGAATGGACTGGAAAAGAGTGGTTAAATCAAGATATTAAAACGGAAGTTTTAAAGCGGAAACCTACTTTAGTTATTGACAATCCTATTCCAGAACATACAGAAAATATGGAACCACTTTCTAGTTATGCGCAAGAACAAAAAGCACCACAGATTCCTATGTAA